Within Populus trichocarpa isolate Nisqually-1 chromosome 6, P.trichocarpa_v4.1, whole genome shotgun sequence, the genomic segment atccataaattatcataaactctaacatttttaataactaattattaagaaataaaactaaaattaaacaatggaataaatagaaaaaatgaaagaaactcACCTAAAACATAAAGTATAAAAGGTTACTTACTTAACTAATTAATAGTTTAGGACTTGAAAaattttttgtaaaagaaaaagaggCAGGaacaataattcaaaaaaataagaagcttGGATCAATTAGTagttcatacaaaaaaaattaaacttgttaagttattatattaaaattctaatataaaaattattttaaaataaaaggattaagggggcaattgccccttAATTTTCATTGTGACTCCGTCACTGATTGCTCATACAtctctttttatgttaaaagattTTAACTTGGACCATGGTTGAGCACAAGCTATCTACACAGTAAACCTATTATTTGGCATTATGAAAAAGTAATTTAGGAGAAATTATAAGTTAtagttttttacttaattaagattttaaaaaagaattttcaatGAATTTATGTAAAACTATAATGCGGgtttaccaataaaaaatacatgatcaAGACAAAACGCAAATAGCAACGCACTGTACCAATTAGAGCGTGTCTGGCAGTATGGTtgtgggtgcttttcaaataacttttcgtgccaaaatacatgccaataatgttttttcattttttaaaaatcatttttgacatcagcacatcaaaacgatccaaaacgtacaaaccatattaaattttaataaaaataaaaaaaaatttaaattttttgggaacaccaccgcagccgcgttcccttAATTCATGTAAAAAGGAGGTGTTCCCTTAATTCATGTAAAAAGGAGGTGTACGAAACAATTTTTGCTattgtttttaggtgttttaaaaaatatttttgggacattaaattaattgtttttaatgcttttgataattttaatgtattattgttaaaaataaaaaaatattttaatatatttttaaactaaaaattattttaaaaagtagtttacatcctaatatcaaattgattgtttttaatgctttttgatgattttaatatactaatattaaaaataaaaaaatattttaatatatttttaagtaaaaaattatttaaaaaaatactctacattctaatatcaaattaatcatttttaatgcttttaatgattttaatataccaatattaaaaataaaaaaaattactttaataaaaattattttaaaaaatactcttcATCTTATTCTCAAACTCCTCAGGTaaacaaacatttttaaaaaggaaagataGGTTTAGGAGGGAAGGAGAAGTTGAAAAGGCCAGGGCGGTAAGGCGGCTAAGGTTGCATTATCATCCTCTGCTCTCTTGTTTCTCGAATCCTAACCGTGTCAACTAGTCCGATCCTTGAACCAATATCTGGGATCTAATCTTGTGTTTCTCCATCATCTTCACATTTCTCATCTCTGGTGGGTGTtgtagattttttgttttatgtataaatctTTGTCACGCAAATGATAGATTTTTGTTAACAAAATATCTGTTTAATGTGCAAGGCAATCTCAGCTATAATCTATCCCAAATCGGAACATGCCTTTTGCGATGGATGTCTGGACGGCTCTGTGCAAAACATGATCAGTAATGTGCAAGGCAAACTCAGCTACAATCTATCCCAAATCGGAACATGCCTTTTGCGATGGATGTCTGGACGGCTCTGTGCAAAACATGATCAGTAAGCCATGCCCAAATCTTGCTATTTATCCCTTGTGGAAATGCTTTGAAGATGTTTCAGGACTTGTAGCATTTCTAAATCTGTTGTTCTAGTTCTGGTTATATCAATTTTTCCGGCTTCCTCACAAGCTTGTCCTTGTAAAGGCTAGCATAGCTACTATGATGTTAGCATTATTTTACACATGTCGGTGATACCAGGTGAAGAATGCTTGAATGCAAGCATATCACTAAGTAATTGCCATGTCAATAACAAATGCACATTACGTTATGGTATCATACAACATAAGCTGAAAATTTTCACCTCGTTTTATGAATCGAGTGAATTTGTTGCCGCTGGTTATTGTTGCTCAAACATGGTCACCTGTCACACTCTGCTTGTGGTGCAGATAATTATGAGTGTTATCTACCGACCACTAATATCACCCTTTTTTGTCTGGGTTAATTTGCTAGCTGGAAAATGCAATCTGGCCATCAGTGGTCGGGGTGCTCGTGTCTTCTGGTCAAATCCCCTAACGCAGACATATCCTgcaattctcatttttttttatataaaaaaaaaaaatagagaatgagCAAATCTTAAAGCGAGTTCCACAAAAAAGGGGAATTGCAATAAATcaaaaatgaatatttggaaCATTTGTATATTGTCTAGTCTTGAGGAAAATCTATCATAACGTGTACTTCTTGCAGAAAGAAAGATAAGGCTTATTTGCATGTCTGCGTGTAAGGGTTAAGGGTACCATTGTTAGATGCTGTTCTTCAGAGCTGCATGTAAATTCTTCATTCTATTGTTAGTACAATTGTCTCTCCATTTTCCGTGTGCATTCATCATACATGATCATCTCAGGGAACTAATTGCCTTTTTTGAATTACAGAGTTCAATATGACTGAGAATCCCTAAAGCTTGATATTGCATCTACAGGTGAAGTCCATGTGCCACCTCAAGCATTTTTAAATTGTCAGATCTCATGCGCCTaaatcaaaacatcataaaGTCTTATTCTAACGGTTTCATTTACTAACTAGAAAAGCAACATGAGAAACTCATCGGTTTTTGGAGGAGATATTCTCAAAACCTATTGCTGGTTAGCGTTCAGCACAAGGCTGCCTTGAGGAATCCAGAATGTTAGGATTCTATATCATATCAGGATTTTGTGCATTAATCTAATGGTTAAAGTGAAGAAGCATTGGCATGAAATAATGCATATTCATGTCACCATGTTTGCCATAACTTTTCCAATAAAAGAACGCAAGGGTAACCAAAGCAACAACTGCAGAACTAATGGCTAGTTTTGAAACTAAAGTAGCCAGTAGGTAGCTATAGAGAAAGGAAGAATCTACACTATCACTTACCTCTCCAGAAACAATGCTGAATACCTGCTGTTGTCAAACCTGATAGACCAAACTTACAGTGAGTGCCATTTATTGATTTCATATCATTTGTCATAACAgcattactatatatatacctTTGAATATTGTTGGTATGGAGGTTCCAAAGTACACAGTTCGTCTGGGCAGGTTCCATATCCATGCTCTAGGAACATCAATTGGATTCAGACTAGAATCATGGTCAGCAAATACCTACATAGAGAACATGTCATTAGCATTATCTAAACTGCAAAACTCAAAAGATGCTTTATATCACCTGAAGGTGTCCTGCTAGCTTATTACCTCGTTAACTTGAAAATATGTGCCATTGAGGGGAAAGCTTCCCCTCATCGCTGTTCGACATGGTATCTGTTTTTGACATGTTAGAACAATtggttaatatttaatttatatggattCCAACCTTCACTAAGAAGTCTTTTCAAGAGTACAATTATATTGGCAATATTGGCATGCTTATTCTCACCAAGAGAGTCCCTCGAAcaatttgagaattttcttccCGTATGTTGTTGCACGAGAAACATGTTTTCTCATCACACAATTTGCCACATTCATGTAAGCTGCAACTTCTTTCCAGTGGTTGAATGGAGTTTGCTGTTTCGCCTAATGTGGGTGATTTTGCACAATTGATCAGATACCTACAGAACTATAGCCTAGACATATCTGAACTTTGCCTGCATTAACTTGTTATTGAACATCGCATGTATTTTTCAAACCTGTGATTTGTGCCTGCTCATGCTATAATGGGAAATGCATAGGGTGTTCAATTGAGCTGAGTTGAGTTGTTGGACTGTTCAGGTTATTCTACTCCCACAATTGAAAGAGCTTTTCTTGATCTTGGCACAAGCCCTGAATTGCGAGATCACACTTAGCTTACTAGTAGTCTATTCAGTGACAAGCGAGTCAAGCTTGAGCGTGCCACATGGCCAGCAGCAAACCACATGCACCCAAACCTGTTACCTTTGGTCTTTATGAAAATTTGTAAAAGAAGAGGGGAGGAAGAAAGATTAATGGTCATCCAAACAGGCCTGCTTGCCTCAGATGGAAAGCCTAAGACACAGATTGGGACACACTAGGTGCAGCTCCGGAATCCCTCatcttttacttctttttgatgCAGGAATTTACAAATTCCACATTTCTCTTAAAAGTGAGATGGTCATTAGACTGATTTAAATAAGTCATTCCTTTTTGATGCTGGACTTGACTATGATTGTTGAGGGACAATATCATTGACTGAATGGATTGCTTGTTTGTagattttctgttctttctgttgACCATTGTTTTCGTTCTTAACTAATGAATCCCACATCCAAGGATGCGAGGATCCAAACCTATATGTGAGTATTTTAATCATGACTTGGTATTAAGAAGCAACCCATGCTTCTGAGCTTTTAACCCTGCAAAGCTTGGACTCAGATCCTTTTCCTAAAAGCATCTCACAGGGTTTTGACATGGCTTGCTTGATTTCTGAGTTTACCCCAGCTAATATTGGGCATAGAGTACCTGAATAGTTCATCAGCAACTCAGCTAATTTGACACTATGCAGAAAGAAATGTGTCATAGCAGTTTCTCTTTGTTATTTACCTACCTGGTGTCCATATGGCAAGAAGGTATGAACATGGATCATCAGGTTCTCGCCTATCCAACTGATTCAAAAGCAAAACACATAATTAGGAAAGAAGTTTGGCTATGTGGGCACATTTCATGTAACATTGCTGATGAAGTAGATGCAGAATTAACTAACCCTTTGCAGAAGGGGATGAGAATCTGGAAGTTCGTATCTGCATGATggtgaaagagagaaaattagaACGTACAAGAAGATTTTACCTTTTAGTTCCGGCAAAAGATTTTTGCCTATTTTTATCATGGACAACATGAAATGTGTTGAAAAGCATTTGGCTTCAATGCTGAATGGTGAGATTTTATCATGTTCTAATTTTGATTCCCTTAGAAAAAGTTACAAGTTTTGTATGGGGCTGGTGACATTTACTTCATAAGCTAAATTTTGCCTACTACTGTTTCAATAAGAAAACAGTTTTAGTGAGGAGGTTGCTACTTACACCTGGTGCTCTGTTCGTAACCGACTAACATTCTTAAGCTTGGGAACGGGAATGGAGGCAGCTTCTGCAGTTAAAGCAACTAAGGCCTTGGACATATCAGCTTCTTGAAGTTCCATATTCTCTTGCATATAGTTCTGTAAATTCTGAGTGAATTCTTCAATGTTAAGTTTGATGATGGGAATTTCATCAGGATCCTCGCAGAATGTATCCTCCATATCATTTTCTGTTACTTGTGTAGACACTGGTTCTGGTGATGATGGTTCTTCAATGATAGGTTCATAGTCGGTGATTCTGGATTTGCTTTCTGCGAGCCTGCTTGCTTCTGGCTGTTGACTTCCTTCGGATTGTTTAGCTGTTTGGGGCAGGGGCAGGGGCAGGGGCAGGGGCAGTTGAGCAGCATCCACAGCAGGGTTTTGGCCAGATATGTTCTCGGTTGCACTCACTATGCTTTTTTCTTCTGGTCCTGGAAGGGCAAGCCTTGCACTGCATCCAATAAGTTTATGATAAGTTAACAAATCTTGCTTTTCATGCATGTTAAGGAAAATGTTGTTCAGGGTATGTTTCTTAATTGGGATTTGTAAATGCTAACTTAActgcaatattttcttcatggAAATGGTTGTCCATGGTATAATCAAACTATGAAGTTATAgctggtttttttcttaaaatcatcatttttactTAACTGAATAATCCATAACCATTTGAAGCTTTGGTTAGttgatccaattaaaaaaaaattaacctccAGTTTTTATGAAAACTAAAGAGGGTTCTAGATGGTGGTAGGTTTATGGAACTAATTCCTGCATTTGTTTGCTACCATGCTAACCACACGGCAGTGCCATTGTAAGAAATGGAACAAATTATATGCAAACCTTGCAAATGCACTTGCAAAATGTCTGCATTCTCCTCTCATTGGACATGCATTGCaatttggtttgctttttgtACAGAATACCTGCATGATCTCAGATAGTGCTTCCTTAGCTTGAGCTTTTCATTAACCACAAAGAAGAGCATATCACTTCAAGTTTAAAGTATATGAAACACACCTTTCCAAATGTGATCATCTGATAATGAAGCTCATACCTGTTTATGCATTAACAATGGATTAGTAAAATgtattcataattaattctatttGTACATTAAGTGTATTCATGGTTGAGGTAATGTCAAATGGAATATTTCTCTACAGTGTTCTTTGGTCAAGTTTGCACAATCGAGGCCAGAggtatttttgaattgattccAGCACAGGGTACCTGCACATCAGCACATTAGTACTTGTGTCATAATCATTTAGTTAGCGTCAGTAGCCTTTCAGTTAATAATACTAACAGCTCTAGAAGATGCAGCTGAAGTGATTCAGGCAGTGGCTGAAGGGGGACCCATCCCAGTCGTACAGCTATGCGTCCGACATTTGTGTCAACCTGTTATGCAATATTTAGGGCTGAGATCTCTAATAGCCAAAAGTTGAGATCCGTATGTTGTTTTGTTTATGAAGTGTGTCCAACTGATTAAAGCTTACTGGGAATGCTAGATGATGAAGTGTCAGAAGCCGTATGCACTCCACACTCTTCAGCCCCAATCCTCTAATGCTTAGCAGATACTCTCTGCAGTAGTAAGCTGTaattaagtatatatttttttgtcttgttttataaACCAAGCAACTgcatttaatatttctaataaagAAAATGCAATTACTATATCATATGCTTAGCAACGGAGTAATGCCATGTTTATATGATAACTGCAGAAGTAGTATTTTAATGCATTCAACTGATGCAGGCTATATGGTTAATCCTTTCGGCTTACTTTGCTTTGTCAGGTGGAATATCTCTCAACCATTCCAGATCAATGCTTCCATGTTCTCTAACCAGTCTATTAAGCAAGTTCTGCATGGATTTTCCAGTCAGTATCAACTAAGATAGGCTCTAGCTTTGGTGGGTAACCATGCTTTAGAAATCTTTGTTATTGATTGTGACATGTATACCTTTATCCGTTCTGCAAGTATGTTGTTCATCCCACGCTCTTTGATTGTGTTGGCAATCTCATTAACATCTGCACATCTTACAGCTTCCCAGTCCAGTGAGTCCATTGTGTTTTCTGTTCCCTCTCTCTTTCCATTTGCTTCTGCCTCTTTTCTCAAAGCATCCCAGTCAACGTCATCTCTTATTTCATTTCCAACTCTTCTGCTTTTTGCTTTTCTGGTGGCAGCTTTCATCTCATTGAGCTCCTTACTTTGTGAATAACCTAACTCAATCATTTCAGACTCTGTTGTTTTTTGTCGATTCTTTTGCTGCCTATCAAATGCACTGGTACTTCCAGTTATATGCGTGGTTTCTCCTGAAAGGTTTTGTAAGTATTGATTTTTCTGCAGGTAGTTATTTTGCATCTGAATCAATGAATTGTCAGTGACTTTGGGGTCTTCAACAGGCATGGCTGTAGACTGGACACTCGTATGCTTGTCTTTTTGAATGTCGATGCATGACTGATTATTTGACATGGGAGATCTTGATGCTTCTTGATTGATCAAGGTCAGCTTATTTTGATCAGTAATTTGACTGGCCGTTTCCACTGCAAGGGCATTGTGATCTTTTGCActgtcttcttttttgtttttggctaTATCACCATATTGTGTTTCTTTAGGGATCATATCAAAGCAGTCAACCTTCACAGCTCCAGAGTTAGAAGTAAGGTGCCAATAACAATTACTGGATGCGACCATGGACACTCCTATGGGGCTTTTATGATCATTCAAACTGTCCATCTTGCCATTTCCTTGGCTGTAAGCATCTTGCATCAAGGGAGATCCAACCTTTCGCAGAAGCTCCATGAAAGATCTGCAATCGTTATAATTGTTGAGCTTTGATCCATCAGTGAGATATTCTCCTTCTGAGATGTTCTCCGAGCATGATTCTTTTTTCTCAGAAGCTTGCCCAATTGGAGAATTCACAGAGTTTTGGCCAGAAATCACTGAATTTTGACTTGAGATTCCATCAATTATTTGTGTCCCTTCTTCTACCATGTAACTTACCCTTCTGGTCATGGAGGTCTCAATGGTTGATCTGCTCGCCATCAATTGACTGAATGTATGTGGTTCAGTTTCAGAGGTGACAATGCCGGTACTACTTTCAGAGGATTCACTGCTTTTGACTACCTCTTGCTCTTCATCAGGCTCAATGTCATGGATAGTCAACGAACTCTGGCCACAGATTGATTGATTTGACACCTCATTCCATCTTATGCCCTCTTCTGAATCTGGTATGAATTCTATTGGTTTTTCAATCACTAAGCTAGTCCTCTCATCATAGCATGGCTTGTTCTTTGACTTGAGGGGAAACCGTGCGGCAAGTGACATAAATGCGGAACTGCAGGAAAATGAATAAATGGTATAAGAGGTTTTACTTTTGCCTTTTCTCTAATTATGCACTGTATCAAAATTATATGGGAAACTCAACTTTACCTAGAGAGATGATCTGAGACATTCTGGGTAAGAAATACTCCAATCACCGAGTCCACAACTGATCCCTTCCACGGAGAGAAGCGTCTGTCCCCTGTGTAATTGATATTGTACTGATATAGCATGAGTTCAAGAGTAATTTGAGTCCAAAATTTGGAGGAAAAGTTCAGGATAAAAAATGTAACTGGAATTTCTCAACTGAATTGCTTATGAGGTTTCAAGGttaatttgtttggaatttcAAATATGCAGATGTTTTATCTCCTGCCTGTTTCTACACTTTCTTAATTTCAATAATATCTCCTTCTTGATAGTGGATTGTCTTATCTTATTTTTTGCTGCGGACTGGTGTCACTATATCATGCTGGTCGTGAAAGTGCTAATTGCACATCTTAGATTTCATTTATCAAGACATATAAAATGCTCCATGCTTATGACCTTGGCTCTTTTCTCTtcctaattaaattttgacCTTCAATATTCTTCTGATTTTCTAGACGATTCAGTATGCTAGATGGACTGGTTTTAATTTGATGGTAGAAAAATCTCATTTGAGGATAGAATTATCAACCTTGGCAATGAGACTTTTATAGTACAAGAAATCCTAACAGCTCTATGCTTGGTCTTGTACTATTGTTAAGCATTAGTTGACAGCAGGAACTAAGTACTTTCTATTTTATAAAGTTACTGAATCAGTGATTGGCTACTTTCCACTGAGAAGCCCGAtgagaaaatttaagaaaattgtATCTGTACCTTGTACAAGATGCATCCGTGCTATAAATGAGTTTGACCGTCCACAGAACACTGCCCTTTCTTCTTCCCACCATTTTGCCTTCTCATCATCTGTTCCGTCAATGCCTTCACTATTGATGTTTCCCATTAGAAGCTTCCAAACTCTATTAGTTTCTTGATCTAGGTCAACCTTTGGGCGTGGGCGTCGCTTCCTGATGGATCCAAAAGAACCATCATAGGGTACAACGGTGCCATCTCTTTTGTAAAGGACCAGTGCATTCCGCATATCATCTCCAATATTATAATGGACAAGTGCATTCCGCTCTTCAAATGCAATGTCATTGCTTTCCCTCTTGATGTCGAGATGCTTTAATTGCTCGACTATTGAATCAACAGAAAACATTTGTTTCCACATTTCTTCTGGATGAGCACCTGCATTAAATAGCTGTAAAAGTTAAAAAGGCACTTTGCGGATTTGCTAGGTTCCTCAGATTTCAAAAATTCTTATACGAGCTTGGTCTAAATTTGAATTCTTACAAAAAGTACCTAATGCCTTGGCTGAGAATTTGTGCTGATTATATACAACGATTTTTCCATGATATGGCACTGCATTTATACTGTAGGAACCTGAATTAACCAGAGAAGCTCTCTTCTTGGTCCTCTTTTTGGTTGTCCATGTCCCATTCATCTCTGCCAGCACGGCTTCTACACTCATGTGAGGTCTGTGTGAGTTTCCTACTTGCTGCCCATTACAATCCACTGGTACAAGTCTGTTTCGGTTTGTTGGGTGCAATGCACACCCTGGAATTCTGGTCACTGAAGCCAGATCTCGAGTTTTAGTAGGACATCTGGACCTTTTTTTGGTTGATCTTGTTGTCTGGTTTATGCTATAGCCAAAAGTTTGCAGGTCATTGAGAAGATCTATTCTTTCTTCTACATGCTTGCCTGGAAGTCCATTACGAGGAGCAGCAGAAATCCAAC encodes:
- the LOC18100071 gene encoding DNA glycosylase/AP lyase ROS1 isoform X1, producing MDVGRQNQKESWIPQSHFRHILPRVIYTDRQGNQLDQASSSEIKGLSGLGECCPPSSSNWEAAARGAEKGSAGNDYVETSRERSTGNTATWNPMSLDDPLLALADAASREHLNPWIIGNYTQEPKWGEANAFPAETTSQFAPVTPDKGMKVESKKIIEMQNLCTHSRNQEFSDDGIVSRGADASGLQTDEELLQRATNSSFAVGSPVLKENHNPDRRDSDVIDLNRTPQQKPRRKKHRPKVINEGKRKGPQKSTTPKSAASTEKPTGKRKYVRKKALGKAPASSPAEANGQSADPKIIEQAKKSCRRALNFDIERQPRDKSSKCSPPFDLDSKPEAQTSAAINQSKSTVFLGRGIEVMVETTQAGIAYDLTHSINQMLKNYVSLRDKEAPSTLFPAQTSEQQGKQDGNLQEKGVDQGIAHDVQEDTAQITPISPNGSNCSTSTTSTLEGQASRSKRKHSEQPDTCSTNLTGIHYNSLNAYQTMPSLLFRKKKRSEKGQTPATSCTSSSVTATKDIAIVETTCPQKDPERDPFTPNINCWISAAPRNGLPGKHVEERIDLLNDLQTFGYSINQTTRSTKKRSRCPTKTRDLASVTRIPGCALHPTNRNRLVPVDCNGQQVGNSHRPHMSVEAVLAEMNGTWTTKKRTKKRASLVNSGSYSINAVPYHGKIVVYNQHKFSAKALGTFCAHPEEMWKQMFSVDSIVEQLKHLDIKRESNDIAFEERNALVHYNIGDDMRNALVLYKRDGTVVPYDGSFGSIRKRRPRPKVDLDQETNRVWKLLMGNINSEGIDGTDDEKAKWWEEERAVFCGRSNSFIARMHLVQGDRRFSPWKGSVVDSVIGVFLTQNVSDHLSSSAFMSLAARFPLKSKNKPCYDERTSLVIEKPIEFIPDSEEGIRWNEVSNQSICGQSSLTIHDIEPDEEQEVVKSSESSESSTGIVTSETEPHTFSQLMASRSTIETSMTRRVSYMVEEGTQIIDGISSQNSVISGQNSVNSPIGQASEKKESCSENISEGEYLTDGSKLNNYNDCRSFMELLRKVGSPLMQDAYSQGNGKMDSLNDHKSPIGVSMVASSNCYWHLTSNSGAVKVDCFDMIPKETQYGDIAKNKKEDSAKDHNALAVETASQITDQNKLTLINQEASRSPMSNNQSCIDIQKDKHTSVQSTAMPVEDPKVTDNSLIQMQNNYLQKNQYLQNLSGETTHITGSTSAFDRQQKNRQKTTESEMIELGYSQSKELNEMKAATRKAKSRRVGNEIRDDVDWDALRKEAEANGKREGTENTMDSLDWEAVRCADVNEIANTIKERGMNNILAERIKNLLNRLVREHGSIDLEWLRDIPPDKAKEYLLSIRGLGLKSVECIRLLTLHHLAFPVDTNVGRIAVRLGWVPLQPLPESLQLHLLELYPVLESIQKYLWPRLCKLDQRTLYELHYQMITFGKVFCTKSKPNCNACPMRGECRHFASAFASARLALPGPEEKSIVSATENISGQNPAVDAAQLPLPLPLPLPQTAKQSEGSQQPEASRLAESKSRITDYEPIIEEPSSPEPVSTQVTENDMEDTFCEDPDEIPIIKLNIEEFTQNLQNYMQENMELQEADMSKALVALTAEAASIPVPKLKNVSRLRTEHQVYELPDSHPLLQRLDRREPDDPCSYLLAIWTPGETANSIQPLERSCSLHECGKLCDEKTCFSCNNIREENSQIVRGTLLIPCRTAMRGSFPLNGTYFQVNEVFADHDSSLNPIDVPRAWIWNLPRRTVYFGTSIPTIFKGLTTAGIQHCFWRGYVCVRGFDQKTRAPRPLMARLHFPASKLTQTKKGDISGR
- the LOC18100071 gene encoding DNA glycosylase/AP lyase ROS1 isoform X5 — protein: MDVGRQNQKESWIPQSHFRHILPRVIYTDRQGNQLDQASSSEIKGLSGLGECCPPSSSNWEAAARGAEKGSAGNDYVETSRERSTGNTATWNPMSLDDPLLALADAASREHLNPWIIGNYTQEPKWGEANAFPAETTSQFAPVTPDKGMKVESKKIIEMQNLCTHSRNQEFSDDGIVSRGADASGLQTDEELLQRATNSSFAVGSPVLKENHNPDRRDSDVIDLNRTPQQKPRRKKHRPKVINEGKRKGPQKSTTPKSAASTEKPTGKRKYVRKKALGKAPASSPAEANGQSADPKIIEQAKKSCRRALNFDIERQPRDKSSKCSPPFDLDSKPEAQTSAAINQSKSTVFLGRGIEVMVETTQAGIAYDLTHSINQMLKNYVSLRDKEAPSTLFPAQTSEQQGKQDGNLQEKGVDQGIAHDVQEDTAQITPISPNGSNCSTSTTSTLEGQASRSKRKHSEQPDTCSTNLTGIHYNSLNAYQTMPSLLFRKKKRSEKGQTPATSCTSSSVTATKDIAIVETTCPQKDPERDPFTPNINCWISAAPRNGLPGKHVEERIDLLNDLQTFGYSINQTTRSTKKRSRCPTKTRDLASVTRIPGCALHPTNRNRLVPVDCNGQQVGNSHRPHMSVEAVLAEMNGTWTTKKRTKKRASLVNSGSYSINAVPYHGKIVVYNQHKFSAKALGTFCAHPEEMWKQMFSVDSIVEQLKHLDIKRESNDIAFEERNALVHYNIGDDMRNALVLYKRDGTVVPYDGSFGSIRKRRPRPKVDLDQETNRVWKLLMGNINSEGIDGTDDEKAKWWEEERAVFCGRSNSFIARMHLVQGDRRFSPWKGSVVDSVIGVFLTQNVSDHLSSSAFMSLAARFPLKSKNKPCYDERTSLVIEKPIEFIPDSEEGIRWNEVSNQSICGQSSLTIHDIEPDEEQEVVKSSESSESSTGIVTSETEPHTFSQLMASRSTIETSMTRRVSYMVEEGTQIIDGISSQNSVISGQNSVNSPIGQASEKKESCSENISEGEYLTDGSKLNNYNDCRSFMELLRKVGSPLMQDAYSQGNGKMDSLNDHKSPIGVSMVASSNCYWHLTSNSGAVKVDCFDMIPKETQYGDIAKNKKEDSAKDHNALAVETASQITDQNKLTLINQEASRSPMSNNQSCIDIQKDKHTSVQSTAMPVEDPKVTDNSLIQMQNNYLQKNQYLQNLSGETTHITGSTSAFDRQQKNRQKTTESEMIELGYSQSKELNEMKAATRKAKSRRVGNEIRDDVDWDALRKEAEANGKREGTENTMDSLDWEAVRCADVNEIANTIKERGMNNILAERIKNLLNRLVREHGSIDLEWLRDIPPDKAKEYLLSIRGLGLKSVECIRLLTLHHLAFPVDTNVGRIAVRLGWVPLQPLPESLQLHLLELYPVLESIQKYLWPRLCKLDQRTLYELHYQMITFGKVFCTKSKPNCNACPMRGECRHFASAFASARLALPGPEEKSIVSATENISGQNPAVDAAQLPLPLPLPLPQTAKQSEGSQQPEASRLAESKSRITDYEPIIEEPSSPEPVSTQVTENDMEDTFCEDPDEIPIIKLNIEEFTQNLQNYMQENMELQEADMSKALVALTAEAASIPVPKLKNVSRLRTEHQVYELPDSHPLLQRLDRREPDDPCSYLLAIWTPVL
- the LOC18100071 gene encoding DNA glycosylase/AP lyase ROS1 isoform X2, with translation MDVGRQNQKESWIPQSHFRHILPRVIYTDRQGNQLDQASSSEIKGLSGLGECCPPSSSNWEAAARGAEKGSAGNDYVETSRERSTGNTATWNPMSLDDPLLALADAASREHLNPWIIGNYTQEPKWGEANAFPAETTSQFAPVTPDKGMKVESKKIIEMQNLCTHSRNQEFSDDGIVSRGADASGLQTDEELLQRATNSSFAVGSPVLKENHNPDRRDSDVIDLNRTPQQKPRRKKHRPKVINEGKRKGPQKSTTPKSAASTEKPTGKRKYVRKKALGKAPASSPAEANGQSADPKIIEQAKKSCRRALNFDIERQPRDKSSKCSPPFDLDSKPEAQTSAAINQSKSTVFLGRGIEVMVETTQAGIAYDLTHSINQMLKNYVSLRDKEAPSTLFPAQTSEQQGKQDGNLQEKGVDQGIAHDVQEDTAQITPISPNGSNCSTSTTSTLEGQASRSKRKHSEQPDTCSTNLTGIHYNSLNAYQTMPSLLFRKKKRSEKGQTPATSCTSSSVTATKDIAIVETTCPQKDPERDPFTPNINCWISAAPRNGLPGKHVEERIDLLNDLQTFGYSINQTTRSTKKRSRCPTKTRDLASVTRIPGCALHPTNRNRLVPVDCNGQQVGNSHRPHMSVEAVLAEMNGTWTTKKRTKKRASLVNSGSYSINAVPYHGKIVVYNQHKFSAKALGAHPEEMWKQMFSVDSIVEQLKHLDIKRESNDIAFEERNALVHYNIGDDMRNALVLYKRDGTVVPYDGSFGSIRKRRPRPKVDLDQETNRVWKLLMGNINSEGIDGTDDEKAKWWEEERAVFCGRSNSFIARMHLVQGDRRFSPWKGSVVDSVIGVFLTQNVSDHLSSSAFMSLAARFPLKSKNKPCYDERTSLVIEKPIEFIPDSEEGIRWNEVSNQSICGQSSLTIHDIEPDEEQEVVKSSESSESSTGIVTSETEPHTFSQLMASRSTIETSMTRRVSYMVEEGTQIIDGISSQNSVISGQNSVNSPIGQASEKKESCSENISEGEYLTDGSKLNNYNDCRSFMELLRKVGSPLMQDAYSQGNGKMDSLNDHKSPIGVSMVASSNCYWHLTSNSGAVKVDCFDMIPKETQYGDIAKNKKEDSAKDHNALAVETASQITDQNKLTLINQEASRSPMSNNQSCIDIQKDKHTSVQSTAMPVEDPKVTDNSLIQMQNNYLQKNQYLQNLSGETTHITGSTSAFDRQQKNRQKTTESEMIELGYSQSKELNEMKAATRKAKSRRVGNEIRDDVDWDALRKEAEANGKREGTENTMDSLDWEAVRCADVNEIANTIKERGMNNILAERIKNLLNRLVREHGSIDLEWLRDIPPDKAKEYLLSIRGLGLKSVECIRLLTLHHLAFPVDTNVGRIAVRLGWVPLQPLPESLQLHLLELYPVLESIQKYLWPRLCKLDQRTLYELHYQMITFGKVFCTKSKPNCNACPMRGECRHFASAFASARLALPGPEEKSIVSATENISGQNPAVDAAQLPLPLPLPLPQTAKQSEGSQQPEASRLAESKSRITDYEPIIEEPSSPEPVSTQVTENDMEDTFCEDPDEIPIIKLNIEEFTQNLQNYMQENMELQEADMSKALVALTAEAASIPVPKLKNVSRLRTEHQVYELPDSHPLLQRLDRREPDDPCSYLLAIWTPGETANSIQPLERSCSLHECGKLCDEKTCFSCNNIREENSQIVRGTLLIPCRTAMRGSFPLNGTYFQVNEVFADHDSSLNPIDVPRAWIWNLPRRTVYFGTSIPTIFKGLTTAGIQHCFWRGYVCVRGFDQKTRAPRPLMARLHFPASKLTQTKKGDISGR